CGGGCGGAACGACCCCGCCGAAGGTCACGCAGTCGAGATGGAGTTCGGTAGCGAGCGACTTCAAGGCTGGTTCTTCGGCGCCGTGTCCGAAGAACCGCAGGCGGGCGTCAGGAAAGTCGGCGAGCAGTTCAGGCATGGCTCTGACGAACACGGACGGATCTTGCCACTCGGACATGATGCCGCTGTAGACGAACGTGATCGGGCCGTCGGTGACGGCAGGCCCGTCAGGTCGGAATACCTCGGTGTCGATTCCGTTGCCGACGATCGCGATTCGCTCTTCTGGAACTCCGAACTCCCGCACCTTGTCGGCGACTTCGTCGGAGACCGCCAGCACGTTGGTGGCTTTGCGTAGCACAGTTCCCTCAAGACGGCGCATGATCCCGATGAGCACGCGAGCGGCGCCTAATGCGATCAGCCCGTCGGTCCAAATGTCCGCCGCGTAGTAGACGTACGGTCGGCGTGACAGCCACGACGTGACCGCGACGACGAAGCCGGTCGTCGGCGGCGGCTCCGAAACGACGATGTCCGCTCTGCGGAAGAGCAGTCTGAAGAACAGCGGGAGATCGAAGCTCATGTACTGCACGTAGCCGCGCACGTTTCCGCCAGCATCTCGCATTACCGGCATCCGCGAGACATCGACGCCGGCGTCGTCCCAAGCTGGGGCGCCATGCTTCGGTGGCCGCGTTGTCACGACGGTGACGGCTGCGTCGGCTTCTGCGAGCCCACGCGCGAGGGCCCGGAGGCGGAACGCTGCAGCAGCCACTTCTGGGGCAAATAGTCGGGTCGCGATCAGCACCCGAGTAGGACGCGTGGCCACGCTTACAGTTTCACGGCGGCCGATTGCGC
The Rathayibacter sp. SW19 DNA segment above includes these coding regions:
- a CDS encoding glycosyltransferase family 4 protein, whose product is MATRPTRVLIATRLFAPEVAAAAFRLRALARGLAEADAAVTVVTTRPPKHGAPAWDDAGVDVSRMPVMRDAGGNVRGYVQYMSFDLPLFFRLLFRRADIVVSEPPPTTGFVVAVTSWLSRRPYVYYAADIWTDGLIALGAARVLIGIMRRLEGTVLRKATNVLAVSDEVADKVREFGVPEERIAIVGNGIDTEVFRPDGPAVTDGPITFVYSGIMSEWQDPSVFVRAMPELLADFPDARLRFFGHGAEEPALKSLATELHLDCVTFGGVVPPATAAEWLRGATAALASIKPGLGYDFAKPTKIYAAAACGTPVIFAGIGAGAELVEANGLGWRCDHEVGSVATAMRAAIASPQAKPIAGMRASSVEWVRLNASVTASAARAAAATLAVIRRPR